The following proteins come from a genomic window of Musa acuminata AAA Group cultivar baxijiao chromosome BXJ1-7, Cavendish_Baxijiao_AAA, whole genome shotgun sequence:
- the LOC135678086 gene encoding protein LOL3-like: protein MQGQLVCSGCRNVLLYPRGAASVCCAICSTITTVPPPGMEMAQLICGGCRTLLMHVHGATTVRCSCCNTINITRPVNQVANVRCGHCHTTLMYPYGAPSVKCAICHYVTNVGQMDGMRLPVSTMHRLNGPTPAPPSASASQVQNTTVVVENPMSVDESGKLVSNLVVGVTTGKK from the exons ATGCAGGGCCAACTGGTTTGTAGTGGATGTAGGAACGTTCTTTTATATCCCAGGGGAGCCGCTAGCGTCTGTTGTGCAATATGCAGCACCATAACTACAGTCCCGCCTCCAG GAATGGAGATGGCTCAGCTTATATGTGGAGGTTGTCGAACGCTATTGATGCATGTTCATGGTGCAACAACTGTTAGATGCTCCTGCTGCAACACTATCAATATCACTAGACCAG TAAATCAGGTTGCTAACGTGAGATGTGGCCATTGTCATACAACTCTGATGTATCCTTACGGAGCACCATCTGtcaagtgtgccatatgtcattatgtgacaaatgtcggG CAAATGGATGGTATGAGACTCCCGGTGTCAACCATGCATAGGCTTAATGGACCGACACCTGCGCCACCTTCAGCT TCTGCTTCTCAAGTGCAAAACACGACGGTTGTTGTTGAGAACCCAATGTCAGTCGATGAAAGTGGCAAACTG GTTAGCAATCTTGTTGTCGGAGTGACCACTGGAAAAAAGTGA